Proteins encoded together in one Bradyrhizobium sp. PSBB068 window:
- a CDS encoding 3-deoxy-7-phosphoheptulonate synthase class II yields the protein MSERWTPDSWRAKKVLQVPDYPDAKALADVEAQLATFPPLVFAGEARSLKKALGRVAGGEAFLLQGGDCAESFAEHGANNIRDFFRVLLQMAVVMTYAGALPVVKVGRIAGQFAKPRSSPTEKQGDVELPSYRGDIVNDIAFTPEARVPDPQRQLMAYRQSAATLNLLRAFATGGFANLGSVHQWMLGFLKDSPQSRRYKELADRISDALNFMRACGLDLESHPELRATDFYTSHEALLLGYEQAMTRIDSTTGDWYATSGHMIWIGDRTRQLDHGHVEYFRGIKNPIGLKCGPSLKPDELLKLIDVLNPDNEPGRLTLINRFGADKVGDHLPGLIRAVQREGRVVVWSCDPMHGNTITSTSGYKTRPFDRVLSEVKSFFQIHAAEGTHAGGVHLEMTGQDVTECIGGARAITDEDLNDRYHTVCDPRLNAEQSIDMAFLIAELLKQERAGKVKPMPAAAGL from the coding sequence TGTCCGAGCGGTGGACACCCGATAGCTGGCGCGCCAAGAAGGTGCTGCAGGTGCCCGATTATCCCGATGCCAAGGCATTGGCCGATGTCGAGGCCCAGCTGGCGACCTTTCCGCCGCTGGTGTTCGCGGGCGAGGCGCGCAGCCTGAAGAAGGCGCTGGGCCGGGTCGCGGGCGGCGAGGCCTTCCTGCTGCAGGGCGGCGACTGCGCCGAGAGCTTTGCCGAGCACGGCGCCAACAACATCCGCGACTTCTTCCGTGTGCTGCTGCAGATGGCCGTGGTCATGACCTATGCCGGCGCGCTGCCGGTGGTGAAGGTCGGCCGCATCGCCGGGCAGTTCGCCAAACCGCGTTCGTCGCCGACCGAGAAGCAGGGCGACGTCGAGCTGCCGAGCTATCGCGGCGACATCGTCAACGACATCGCCTTCACGCCGGAAGCGCGTGTTCCCGATCCGCAGCGCCAGCTGATGGCCTATCGGCAATCGGCGGCGACGCTGAACCTGCTGCGCGCGTTTGCGACCGGTGGCTTCGCCAATCTCGGCAGCGTTCATCAATGGATGCTCGGCTTCCTGAAGGACTCGCCGCAGTCCCGCCGCTACAAGGAGCTCGCCGACCGCATCTCGGACGCGCTGAACTTCATGCGCGCCTGCGGCCTCGACCTCGAGAGCCATCCGGAGCTCCGCGCCACCGATTTCTACACCAGCCACGAGGCGTTGCTGCTCGGCTACGAGCAGGCGATGACGCGGATCGATTCCACCACCGGCGACTGGTACGCGACATCAGGCCACATGATCTGGATCGGCGACCGCACCCGGCAGCTCGACCACGGCCATGTCGAATATTTCCGCGGCATCAAGAACCCGATCGGCCTGAAATGCGGCCCGTCGCTGAAGCCGGACGAGCTCTTGAAGCTGATCGACGTGCTCAATCCCGACAACGAGCCGGGACGCCTGACGCTGATCAACCGGTTCGGCGCCGACAAGGTCGGCGATCATCTGCCCGGCCTGATCCGCGCCGTGCAGCGCGAGGGCCGCGTCGTGGTCTGGTCGTGCGATCCGATGCACGGCAACACCATCACCTCGACCTCGGGCTACAAGACGCGGCCGTTCGACCGCGTGCTGTCGGAGGTGAAATCGTTCTTCCAGATCCATGCGGCCGAGGGCACCCATGCCGGCGGCGTGCATCTGGAGATGACCGGGCAGGATGTCACCGAATGCATCGGCGGCGCGCGCGCCATCACTGATGAGGATCTCAACGACCGCTATCACACGGTCTGCGATCCCCGTCTCAACGCCGAACAGTCGATCGACATGGCCTTCCTGATCGCCGAGCTCCTGAAGCAGGAGCGCGCCGGCAAGGTCAAGCCGATGCCGGCCGCCGCGGGGTTGTGA